GCCGAGCTGGAACCCGACCGTGAAGACCGGGTTCAGCGCGGAGAGCGCGTCCTGGAAGATCATCGCGATCCGGTTCGCGCGCACCTTGCGGCGCTCGGACTCCGGCAGCTTGAGCAGGTCGACACCCCGGTAGAGGATCTCCCCACCGGTGATGAACCCGGGCGGGCTGTCCAGGATGCCCATGATCGCCTGGGCGGTCACGCTCTTGCCGCAGCCCGACTCCCCGAGGATCGCCCGGGTCTCGCCGGCCCGCACGTCGAAGCTCACTCCGTTGACCGCGCGAGCCACGCCGTTACGGGTCCGGAACTCCACCTGCAGGTTCTTGACCTGAAGTGGCAACGCGTTCGGGTCGAGGCCCGGCAGCGCGTCCAACTTGACGTTCACATCACTGCTCATGCCGACACTCCGCTTCGCTCCGCGCCAGCCTGAGACACCAACGCGCCGAGCCTGATGATTCGCTCGCTCCGCTCCCTCATGCCGACACCCCGCTTCGCTCCGCGCCGGCCTGAGACACCAACGCGCCGAGCCGATTGATTCGCTCACTCATTCGGATCACCGGAACTTCGGGTCGAGGGCGTCACGCAGTGCGTCACCCATCAGGATGAAGGACAGCACCGTGCCGACCAGCAGACCACAGGGGAAGAGCAGCAGCCACGGGTCCTCCAGGAAGTAGACCTGGTGAACCGAGATCATGATGCCCCACGACTGCGCCGGCGGCTGGAGCCCGACGCCGAGGAAGGTCAGCGTGGCCTCCGCGGCGACGAACGAACCGAGCACGATGGTGGCGTACACCAGCATCGGGGCGATCGCGTTCGGCAGGATGTGCCGGAACATCAGCCGCGAGTTGCGGGCACCGACCGCCTTGGCGGCGTGTACGTAGTCCAGATCCTTCGAGGAGATGACGCTACCTCGGGTGATCCGGGCGATGGTCGGCCAGGCGAGCAGGAACAGCACCAGGGTCAGCGTCCAGATGTTCTGCCGCTTGATGACCGTGAGGAACACGATCGCGCCGAGCAGGAACGGCAGTGACAGGACGATGTCCATCACCCGGGAGATGATCGTGTCGACCCAGCCGCCGTAGTAGCCGGCGAGCAGGCCGAGCGTGCCACCGACCAGCACGATGCCACCGGTCGCCATGACCGCGATGACCATCGACGGCCGCGCGCCGTAGATCGCGTGCGAGTAGTAGTCGCAGCCCAGGATGTCGTACCCGAACGGGTGTTCCCAACTGGGCGAGATCCGGGACCGGTCGGTGTTGCAGGCACGCGGGTCCTGGCTGGTCCAGAGCTTCGGGAAGGCTGCCATCGAGCCCACCACGAGGATGTACAGGGAAGCGATCATGAAGACCGGGTCGCGCAGCAACTGCCGCCGGGCGTCCGCCCAGAGACTGGCGCTGCGCTCCTTGCCGCCGACCGGCGCATCGGTCGTGGGACCGTCGCCGCCCACCGGTGCCCCGCCGACGGCGGTGCCCGCACTGTTCAGGTCACTCATGCCGACGCTCCGCTTCGCTCCGCGCCGCCATGAGGCACCAACACACTGAGCCTGATGATTCGCTCGCTACGCTCACTCATGCCGACGCTCCGCTTCGCTCCGCGCCGCCATGAGGCACCAACACACTGAGCCTGATGATTCGCTCGCTACGCTCACTCATGCCGACGCTCCGCTTCGCTCCGCGCCGCCATGAGGCACCAACACACTGAGCCTGATGATTCGCTCGCTACGCTCACTCATGTCCACACCTCGTTTCGCTCCACCGGCACCCGGGAGCGGTCGGAAGAACCTGCGTCGGCATCGTCACCACGGTCCGGTCACTCATAACGGATCCTCGGGTCGAGCACGGCGTACAGGAGGTCGACGAGCAGGTTGGCGATCAGGACCACCAGCACCAGCATGGTCACCACGCCGATCACCACCGAGGATTCCCCGGTACGCGCCGACATCGTCACCAGCCGGCCGATGCCCGGCACGTTGAAGATGGTCTCGGTGACCACCGCGCCGGCCATCGCGGCGCCGATGTCGACGCCGAGGAAGGTGATCACGGGGATCAGCGAGTTGCGCAGCGTGTGCACACCGATGACGCGCTTGGTGGTCAGGCCCTTGGCCTTCGCCGTCCGGACGTAGTCGGCCCGGATGTTCTCCATGATGCTGGTCCGGGTGAGCCGGGCGGTGACCGCCAACGACGTCGCACCGAGCACCATGCCCGGGATGATCAGACTCGCCCAGGGGTAGTCGGGCTTGAATCCCGGGCTGAACATGCCGGTGGAGATCACGTCGGGAATCCAGCTCTGGCCGCGCAGGACGTTGCCGAACTTGACGCCGACGAACTCCCGCACGATCAGGCCGAGCACGAAGATCGGCACCGAGATGACGAAGACCGTGCTGATCTTCACCGTGTAGTCGGCGAAGCTGCCGCCCCGCAGACCGGCGAGCACACCGGCGGCGATACCCACGACGGCCTCGAAGACGATGGCGATGAGCAGCAGCTTGAGCGTGAACGGAATGGCGTCCGCCACCAGGTCGGTGACCTCACGCTGGCGCAGGTTGATGCCGAAGTCGAAGTTAAGGAAGATGCCCTGCAGCCGGTCCAGGAACATCCCGAAGCAGGGGTTGCCCTTCTGGTCGAGGCAGGGGTCACCGTAGCCGAGTCGCTCGGTGATCGCCTCCAGCAGCGCGGGCGGCGGCGTCCGGTCCCCGAACAGCGCGCGGACCGGGTTCCCGCTGAACTGGATCGCCAGTGAAGTCAGGTAGTGGAGCAGGAACATGGTGCCCAGCACGGTGGGGATGAACTGGAGCAACCGTCGAATGACGTAGCGCCCCATGTCGGGGTCTCCTCTCGGCGCTGACGTGGCGGCAACGATCACCCTGGTGGGGAGACCGTTGCCGCCACGTCGTGTTACGGCAGGATCAGGCGGTTGAAGCTCAGTTCTGCTTCAGCGAAATCGCTGCGTAGTCGGCGTCCGAGACGGAGTTCCAGACGAACTGGTCGACGTTCTCGCTGTAAAGGGCACCAACCTTGTTGAACCACATCGGGATGACCGGCAGGTCCTCACCGACCAGGTCCTCCGCCTTCTGGTAGGACGGGATCGCGGCCTGGATCGAGTCGGCCGAGTCACCCTCCTTCATGGCGGCGTCGAACTCGGGGTTGCTGTAGGTCGAGTTGTTGCTGCCCGAGCCCGTGGCGTACAGCGGGTAGAGGAAGGTCTCCATGAACGGGTAGTCCGGACCCCAGCCGAGGCGGAACCCACCGGTGAACTTCTTCTGGTCGGCGGTCTCCAGGTACTCGGCGAACTGCAGGTTCACCCGCAGCTCGTAGTCGATACCCAGGGCCTCCTTGATCTGGTCGCCGACCGCCTGCAGCCACTGGTCGTGGCCGGCACCGGCGTTGGCCCACAGGATCAGCTTCTCACCGGCCGGCCAGCCGCCGGCCTCGGCGAGCAGCTGCTTGGCCTTCTCGACGTCCTTCTTGGCGTACGGGGTGACGTTCTCCCGAGCACCCTCGAAGGTCGGGGCGACGAAGCCGGTGGCCGGGGTGAACCGGCCGT
Above is a window of Verrucosispora sp. NA02020 DNA encoding:
- a CDS encoding ABC transporter permease, coding for MSDLNSAGTAVGGAPVGGDGPTTDAPVGGKERSASLWADARRQLLRDPVFMIASLYILVVGSMAAFPKLWTSQDPRACNTDRSRISPSWEHPFGYDILGCDYYSHAIYGARPSMVIAVMATGGIVLVGGTLGLLAGYYGGWVDTIISRVMDIVLSLPFLLGAIVFLTVIKRQNIWTLTLVLFLLAWPTIARITRGSVISSKDLDYVHAAKAVGARNSRLMFRHILPNAIAPMLVYATIVLGSFVAAEATLTFLGVGLQPPAQSWGIMISVHQVYFLEDPWLLLFPCGLLVGTVLSFILMGDALRDALDPKFR
- a CDS encoding ABC transporter permease, whose translation is MGRYVIRRLLQFIPTVLGTMFLLHYLTSLAIQFSGNPVRALFGDRTPPPALLEAITERLGYGDPCLDQKGNPCFGMFLDRLQGIFLNFDFGINLRQREVTDLVADAIPFTLKLLLIAIVFEAVVGIAAGVLAGLRGGSFADYTVKISTVFVISVPIFVLGLIVREFVGVKFGNVLRGQSWIPDVISTGMFSPGFKPDYPWASLIIPGMVLGATSLAVTARLTRTSIMENIRADYVRTAKAKGLTTKRVIGVHTLRNSLIPVITFLGVDIGAAMAGAVVTETIFNVPGIGRLVTMSARTGESSVVIGVVTMLVLVVLIANLLVDLLYAVLDPRIRYE